One window of Chionomys nivalis chromosome 18, mChiNiv1.1, whole genome shotgun sequence genomic DNA carries:
- the Bola1 gene encoding bolA-like protein 1, whose amino-acid sequence MLRAQLSRCMVSMATRACVSRDSTGSAAGGPVEATIRAKLEQALSPEVLELRNESGGHAVPAGSETHFRVAVVSSRFEGLSPLQRHRLVHAALSEELAGPVHALAIQAKTPAQWRENPQLDTSPPCLGGSKKTRGTS is encoded by the coding sequence ATGCTGAGAGCGCAGCTCTCCCGGTGCATGGTCTCCATGGCCACGCGCGCGTGTGTATCGCGGGACAGCACGGGATCGGCGGCTGGCGGGCCAGTGGAGGCCACCATCCGCGCCAAGTTGGAGCAAGCCCTGAGCCCCGAGGTGCTGGAGCTGCGCAACGAGAGCGGCGGTCACGCCGTCCCAGCAGGCAGCGAGACGCATTTCCGTGTGGCGGTGGTGAGCTCTCGGTTCGAAGGGCTGAGCCCCCTGCAACGGCACCGGTTGGTTCACGCGGCGCTGTCGGAGGAGCTGGCTGGGCCGGTACACGCACTGGCCATCCAGGCGAAGACCCCCGCCCAGTGGAGGGAGAACCCACAGTTGGACACTAGCCCCCCCTGCCTAGGTGGAAGCAAGAAAACTCGAGGGACCTCCTAA